Proteins encoded together in one Mycolicibacter minnesotensis window:
- the rnpA gene encoding ribonuclease P protein component, whose product MLPAQYRMRRSADFGATVRHGRRAVQPDLVIYDRRTDTPEPSALDSSTAIPPRVGLIIAKSVGPAVTRHRVARRLRHVARDVLADLEPCEQLVIRALPGSSNATSEALGGQLRAGLRSIRRTSGAVR is encoded by the coding sequence GTGCTCCCGGCTCAGTACCGGATGAGACGATCGGCCGACTTCGGTGCAACGGTCAGGCATGGCCGAAGGGCAGTACAGCCCGATCTCGTCATCTACGACCGACGGACGGATACGCCCGAGCCGTCGGCGCTCGATTCGTCGACCGCAATTCCGCCTAGGGTCGGGTTGATCATCGCCAAGTCCGTAGGGCCAGCGGTGACCCGGCATCGGGTGGCCAGGCGACTGCGTCATGTGGCGCGCGACGTCCTCGCCGATCTGGAACCCTGCGAGCAACTGGTGATTCGCGCACTGCCTGGCAGTAGCAACGCGACCTCGGAAGCTCTCGGTGGACAGTTGCGGGCGGGTTTGCGCTCGATCCGCCGGACCAGCGGTGCGGTGCGCTGA
- the dnaN gene encoding DNA polymerase III subunit beta, whose translation MDAATTNAGLTDLKFRLDRDDFADAVAWVAKSLPARPTVPLLAGVLLTGSDNGLTVSGFDYEVSAEVQLAAEIASPGSVLVSGRLLSDITRALPAKPVEVQVESTRVSLTCGNARFSLPTMTVEDYPTLPTLPEETGMLSADVFAEAIGQVAVAAGRDDTLPMLTGIRVEISGNTVVLAATDRFRLAVRELTWTAAPGTEAAVLVPAKTLAEAAKASSDGNEVHLALGAGSSVGNEGLLGITNAGKRSTTRLLDAEFPKFRQLLPSEHLAVATIGVAELTEAIKRVALVADRGAQVRLELSEGTLRLSAGAEDVGRAEEDLPIDFVGEPLTIAFNPTYLTDGLGSLHSEKVSMGFTDPKKPAVLRPAGADDPVLMGEGPFPAVASDYVYLLMPVRLPG comes from the coding sequence ATGGACGCGGCGACCACGAACGCGGGTCTGACCGACTTGAAGTTCCGCCTGGACCGGGATGACTTCGCTGACGCGGTGGCGTGGGTGGCGAAATCTCTGCCGGCGCGGCCGACTGTGCCGCTGCTGGCCGGAGTCTTGCTGACCGGATCCGACAACGGTCTGACCGTGTCGGGGTTCGACTACGAAGTATCCGCCGAAGTTCAGCTCGCTGCGGAGATCGCTTCTCCGGGAAGCGTTTTGGTATCGGGGAGGCTGCTGTCGGATATCACTCGGGCGTTGCCCGCCAAGCCCGTCGAAGTTCAGGTGGAGTCCACGCGGGTGTCGTTGACCTGTGGGAATGCGCGGTTCTCCCTGCCGACTATGACGGTCGAGGATTACCCCACACTGCCGACATTGCCCGAAGAGACCGGGATGTTGTCCGCGGATGTGTTCGCCGAGGCGATTGGGCAGGTGGCGGTAGCCGCCGGCCGCGACGACACCCTGCCTATGTTGACCGGCATCCGTGTTGAGATCTCGGGTAACACAGTGGTTTTGGCTGCCACAGACCGCTTCCGACTGGCGGTCCGGGAGCTGACCTGGACCGCGGCGCCCGGTACCGAGGCTGCGGTGCTGGTACCGGCGAAGACGCTGGCCGAAGCCGCTAAGGCCAGCAGTGACGGCAACGAGGTACATCTGGCTCTGGGTGCCGGGTCTTCGGTCGGCAACGAAGGCCTGCTGGGTATCACCAATGCCGGAAAGCGCAGCACCACTCGACTGCTGGATGCGGAATTCCCGAAGTTCCGCCAGCTGCTGCCCAGTGAGCACCTGGCTGTGGCGACTATCGGCGTGGCTGAGCTGACCGAGGCGATCAAGCGTGTGGCCTTGGTGGCAGATCGTGGCGCGCAAGTCCGGCTGGAGTTGTCCGAGGGAACTCTGCGGCTGTCCGCCGGTGCCGAGGATGTCGGTAGGGCCGAAGAGGATCTGCCGATCGACTTCGTCGGTGAGCCGTTGACCATCGCGTTCAATCCGACCTACCTGACCGATGGCCTGGGATCGTTGCACAGCGAGAAGGTATCGATGGGTTTCACCGACCCGAAGAAGCCTGCGGTGCTGCGGCCGGCCGGTGCGGATGACCCGGTGCTGATGGGTGAGGGTCCGTTCCCGGCGGTCGCGTCGGACTACGTCTACCTGCTGATGCCGGTTCGCCTCCCCGGCTGA
- the rsmG gene encoding 16S rRNA (guanine(527)-N(7))-methyltransferase RsmG: protein MKHVEGSPAPEPPPEAAEVFGDRLGIARRYATLLAGPGVERGLIGPREVDRLWDRHILNCAAVGELFESDERIADIGSGAGLPGIPAAIARPDVSITLVEPLLRRSEFLREAIAELGLDRVEVVRGRAEDGPVRDAAGDSDVVMSRAVASLDKIGRWSLPLLRPGGRMLAMKGERAQAEVDEHRSVMKRLGANDVRVVRCGVNYLSPPATVVLALRGEPEARHPRRRPSGGPARRPTRRHT from the coding sequence GTGAAACATGTCGAGGGATCACCGGCGCCCGAGCCACCCCCGGAGGCCGCCGAGGTATTCGGGGACCGTCTAGGTATCGCCCGGCGGTACGCAACGCTGTTGGCGGGTCCTGGGGTTGAGCGCGGGCTGATCGGGCCGCGAGAGGTCGACCGTCTCTGGGATCGCCACATCCTCAATTGCGCAGCGGTAGGGGAGCTGTTCGAATCGGACGAGCGGATCGCAGACATCGGTAGTGGGGCGGGCCTCCCGGGTATCCCGGCAGCGATTGCCCGTCCGGACGTGTCCATCACGTTGGTGGAGCCCCTGCTACGCCGGAGCGAGTTTCTCCGTGAGGCGATTGCCGAGTTGGGCCTGGACCGAGTCGAGGTGGTGCGCGGCCGGGCTGAGGACGGGCCGGTGCGCGATGCAGCGGGGGACAGCGATGTCGTGATGTCCCGGGCAGTGGCCAGCTTGGACAAGATCGGGCGATGGAGCCTGCCTCTGTTGCGCCCGGGCGGGCGGATGCTCGCGATGAAGGGGGAGCGGGCGCAAGCCGAAGTCGACGAACATCGCAGTGTGATGAAGAGGCTAGGCGCGAACGACGTAAGGGTGGTGAGATGTGGCGTGAACTATTTATCCCCGCCCGCGACCGTGGTGTTGGCACTGCGGGGAGAGCCCGAGGCGAGGCATCCGCGCCGACGTCCATCGGGGGGACCGGCACGACGGCCGACCAGGAGGCACACATGA
- the yidD gene encoding membrane protein insertion efficiency factor YidD, with the protein MRSVAVAPVRGLVFIIDLYRNLISPLRLPSCRFMPTCSQYAVEALTEYGLIRGGWLAAVRLAKCGPWHQGGWDPIPERSEGVVACGCQTGRTLNKHDNLSEGEYRVL; encoded by the coding sequence ATGCGGTCTGTCGCAGTCGCGCCGGTACGTGGACTGGTCTTCATCATCGACCTGTACCGGAATCTGATCTCTCCGCTGCGGCTGCCCAGTTGTCGCTTTATGCCCACCTGCAGTCAATACGCCGTCGAGGCGTTGACGGAGTACGGGCTGATCCGGGGCGGTTGGCTGGCGGCAGTGCGACTGGCGAAGTGTGGCCCGTGGCATCAAGGCGGCTGGGACCCGATTCCCGAGCGGTCCGAGGGGGTTGTCGCATGCGGCTGCCAGACCGGACGCACCCTGAACAAGCACGACAACCTATCGGAGGGTGAATACCGTGTCCTTTGA
- the yidC gene encoding membrane protein insertase YidC, with product MWLWYKAFGLLLGPSNFFTWALAVVFLVFTLRALLYKPFVKQIRTTRQMQELQPQIKALQKKYGKDRQKMALEMQKLQREHGFNPILGCLPMLAQVPVFLGLFHVLRSFNRTSTGIGQLGLSPDLNRQLGNYFFSAADVGNFLDANLLGAPLGATMIQRTGLDAFAEFNRVSVIAVGVPIMIAAGIATYFNSRASVARQSPEAAANPQTAMMNKLALYVFPLGVVVGGPFLPLAIILYWFSNNIWTFGQQHYVFGLIAKEEEAKKDEALRRRAANAPAPGAKPKRGARAVEAAVDDEALAVESEAIEASVAEPGKTEAAKRNAGRPAARGARQGAGAKPKKRKR from the coding sequence ATGTGGTTGTGGTACAAGGCTTTTGGTCTTCTACTTGGCCCATCCAACTTCTTCACCTGGGCGCTGGCGGTGGTGTTCCTGGTGTTCACGCTGCGAGCGCTTCTCTATAAGCCGTTCGTTAAGCAGATCCGGACCACCCGGCAGATGCAGGAGCTGCAGCCTCAGATCAAGGCATTGCAGAAGAAGTACGGCAAGGACCGTCAGAAGATGGCGCTGGAGATGCAGAAGCTCCAGCGCGAGCATGGCTTCAACCCGATCCTGGGGTGTCTGCCGATGCTGGCCCAGGTGCCGGTCTTCCTGGGTCTGTTCCATGTGCTGCGGTCGTTCAACCGGACCAGCACCGGAATCGGGCAGTTGGGCCTGTCTCCGGACCTGAACCGTCAGTTGGGCAACTACTTCTTCAGCGCTGCCGATGTCGGCAACTTCCTCGACGCGAATCTGTTGGGTGCACCCCTGGGCGCGACGATGATCCAGCGCACCGGCCTGGACGCTTTCGCTGAGTTCAACCGAGTGTCGGTGATCGCCGTCGGGGTCCCGATCATGATCGCGGCGGGCATCGCCACGTACTTCAACAGTCGGGCTTCGGTGGCGCGACAGAGTCCCGAGGCCGCGGCCAACCCGCAGACCGCGATGATGAACAAGCTGGCCCTCTACGTCTTCCCCTTGGGCGTTGTGGTCGGTGGGCCGTTCTTGCCGCTGGCGATCATCCTGTACTGGTTCTCCAACAACATCTGGACCTTCGGCCAGCAGCACTACGTGTTCGGCCTGATCGCCAAAGAGGAAGAGGCCAAGAAGGACGAGGCGCTACGGCGCCGGGCAGCGAACGCTCCCGCGCCGGGTGCGAAGCCGAAGCGCGGTGCACGTGCGGTGGAAGCGGCGGTCGATGACGAGGCGCTGGCGGTGGAGTCGGAAGCTATCGAGGCGAGCGTCGCCGAGCCCGGCAAGACCGAGGCCGCTAAGCGCAACGCCGGTCGCCCCGCCGCACGAGGTGCGCGCCAAGGCGCCGGAGCCAAGCCGAAGAAACGTAAGCGGTAA
- the dnaA gene encoding chromosomal replication initiator protein DnaA, which yields MSEDPGTAFLDLWDEVVAELNGDSPSGNGSGPALTPQQKAWLKLVHPLAIVEGFALLAVPSSFVQNEIERHLRTQITDALSRRLGQSIELGVRIAPQPTEEAPSVPPADHSVEERADDEDDDTNDVAYDWPNYFTERPSDDSSTADGASLNRRYTFDTFVIGTSNRFAHAAALAIAEAPARAYNPLFIWGESGLGKTHLLHAAGNYTQRLFPGMRVKYVSTEEFTNDFINSLRDDRKVAFKRSYRDIDVLLVDDIQFIEGKEGIQEEFFHTFNTLHNANKQIVITSDRAPKQLATLEDRLRTRFEWGLITDVQPPDLETRIAILRKKAQMDRLDVPGDVLELIATSIERNIRELEGALIRVTAFASLNKTPIDRSLAEIVLRDLIADASTMQISAAIIMAVIAEYFDTSIEELRGPGKTRPLAQSRQIAMYLCRELTDLSLPKIGQAFGRDHTTVMYAERKIRGEMAERREVFDQVKELTTRIRQRAKR from the coding sequence TTGAGCGAGGACCCCGGGACTGCATTTCTCGATCTATGGGACGAGGTCGTAGCCGAACTCAACGGCGATTCGCCATCCGGCAACGGCTCCGGACCCGCCTTAACACCCCAGCAGAAGGCGTGGCTCAAGCTCGTCCATCCCCTGGCCATCGTCGAGGGCTTCGCCCTCCTGGCAGTTCCGAGCAGTTTTGTGCAGAACGAGATCGAACGCCATCTGCGCACCCAGATCACCGACGCACTGAGTCGACGCCTCGGACAGTCCATCGAGCTCGGCGTGCGGATCGCACCACAACCCACCGAAGAAGCTCCCTCGGTACCGCCGGCCGACCACAGTGTTGAGGAACGCGCCGACGACGAGGACGACGACACCAACGACGTGGCCTACGACTGGCCTAACTATTTCACCGAGAGGCCCAGCGACGACTCGTCGACGGCCGACGGGGCCAGCCTCAACCGGCGCTATACCTTCGACACCTTCGTCATCGGCACGTCCAACCGATTCGCCCACGCCGCCGCCCTGGCCATCGCCGAAGCACCGGCTCGTGCCTACAACCCCCTGTTCATCTGGGGTGAATCCGGACTCGGCAAGACCCACTTGCTGCATGCGGCAGGCAACTACACCCAGCGGCTCTTCCCCGGGATGCGCGTCAAATACGTCTCCACCGAAGAATTCACCAACGACTTCATCAACTCCCTGCGTGACGATCGCAAGGTGGCGTTCAAACGCAGTTACCGCGACATCGACGTGCTCTTGGTCGACGACATCCAGTTCATCGAGGGTAAAGAAGGTATCCAGGAAGAGTTCTTCCATACCTTCAACACCCTGCACAACGCCAACAAGCAGATCGTGATCACGTCCGATCGCGCACCGAAACAGCTTGCCACCCTGGAAGATCGGCTCCGTACCCGTTTCGAATGGGGACTGATCACCGATGTGCAGCCGCCGGATCTGGAGACCCGGATCGCCATCTTGCGTAAGAAAGCGCAGATGGACCGCCTGGACGTGCCGGGCGATGTCCTGGAGTTGATCGCCACCAGCATCGAACGCAATATCCGCGAACTTGAGGGCGCGCTGATCCGCGTCACCGCGTTCGCTTCGCTCAACAAGACACCGATTGATCGATCCCTCGCCGAGATCGTGCTGCGCGACCTGATCGCCGACGCCAGCACCATGCAGATCAGCGCGGCCATCATCATGGCGGTCATCGCCGAGTACTTCGACACCTCCATCGAAGAGCTGCGCGGTCCCGGCAAGACGCGCCCGCTGGCGCAGTCGCGTCAGATCGCGATGTATCTGTGCCGTGAGCTGACCGATCTCTCCCTGCCCAAGATCGGCCAGGCCTTCGGCCGCGACCACACCACCGTGATGTATGCCGAACGCAAGATCCGCGGCGAGATGGCCGAGCGACGCGAAGTGTTCGATCAAGTCAAAGAGCTCACAACCCGGATCCGGCAACGCGCGAAGCGCTGA
- a CDS encoding Jag family protein: MTDTTDMNDAGTAEHEAVESAGETETQEAHEGATAAPVVDLEDRLVAEGEIAGDYLEELLDLLDFDGDIDLDVEGRRAVVSIDGGSDLTKLVGRKGEVLDALQELTRLAVHQKTGERSRLMLDVAGWRRRRRDDLTALGDEVARRVLDSGTDEELSPMSPFERKIVHDAVAAVAGVHSESQGVEPSRRVVVRRD, encoded by the coding sequence ATGACTGACACGACCGACATGAACGACGCCGGGACCGCGGAGCACGAAGCTGTGGAGTCTGCGGGGGAGACCGAAACGCAGGAAGCCCACGAGGGCGCTACCGCGGCACCCGTGGTGGACCTGGAAGATCGGCTGGTTGCCGAGGGAGAGATCGCCGGCGACTACCTCGAGGAACTGCTGGACCTCCTGGACTTCGATGGCGACATCGATCTGGATGTGGAGGGCCGCCGCGCGGTGGTGAGCATCGATGGCGGTTCGGACCTCACGAAGCTGGTTGGCCGCAAGGGCGAGGTGCTGGACGCGCTGCAGGAGCTGACGCGGTTGGCGGTGCACCAGAAGACCGGTGAGCGGAGCCGGCTGATGCTGGACGTCGCGGGTTGGCGCCGCCGCCGCCGCGACGATCTGACTGCCCTGGGCGATGAAGTGGCCCGGCGTGTGTTGGACAGCGGTACCGACGAGGAACTGTCCCCGATGAGCCCCTTCGAACGTAAGATCGTCCACGACGCGGTGGCGGCCGTCGCCGGTGTTCATAGCGAGAGCCAGGGTGTGGAGCCGTCGCGTCGCGTAGTGGTTCGGCGGGACTGA
- a CDS encoding ParA family protein, with protein MSRAVPPAAKARATAEAVSRETSGGSVSRETSPGFIDTPIGAAAERAMQVLHTNNRLPRPKRRRVFTVANQKGGVGKTTTAVNLAAALAVQGIKTLVIDLDPQGNASTALGISERKSGTPSSYEVLIGAIPVTSALQQSPHNERLYCIPATIDLAGAEIELVSMVARENRLRNALADLDSFDFDYVFIDCPPSLGLLTVNALVAAPEVLIPIQCEYYALEGVSQLMRNIEMVKAHLNPRLEVTTVLLTMYDGRTKLADQVADEVRRYFGDRVLRTVIPRSVKVSEAPGYSMTIIDYDPGSRGAMSYLDASRELVERDLGDGGPSGEHRDEEERRR; from the coding sequence ATGAGCAGAGCAGTCCCCCCGGCCGCGAAGGCACGAGCCACCGCGGAAGCGGTTTCACGTGAAACATCGGGCGGTTCGGTTTCACGTGAAACATCGCCAGGGTTCATCGACACCCCGATTGGTGCAGCGGCGGAACGCGCCATGCAGGTGCTGCACACCAACAACCGACTGCCACGGCCAAAGCGGCGCCGGGTGTTCACGGTGGCTAACCAGAAAGGCGGCGTGGGCAAGACCACGACGGCCGTCAATCTCGCCGCCGCGTTGGCAGTCCAGGGAATCAAGACACTGGTGATCGACCTGGATCCGCAGGGCAACGCCAGCACCGCACTGGGCATCTCCGAACGCAAGTCCGGTACACCTTCGTCGTACGAGGTGTTGATCGGCGCGATCCCCGTGACGTCGGCCCTGCAGCAGAGTCCGCACAACGAGCGGCTGTACTGCATCCCGGCCACCATCGACCTGGCCGGCGCCGAGATCGAATTGGTCAGCATGGTGGCGCGGGAGAACCGTCTGCGCAACGCGTTGGCGGACCTGGACAGCTTCGACTTCGACTACGTCTTCATTGACTGCCCGCCGTCGCTGGGCCTGTTGACCGTCAACGCGTTGGTCGCGGCGCCGGAAGTGCTGATCCCCATCCAGTGCGAGTACTACGCCCTGGAAGGCGTATCGCAGTTGATGCGCAACATCGAGATGGTCAAAGCGCACCTGAACCCGCGGCTGGAGGTGACCACCGTGCTGCTGACCATGTACGACGGCCGCACCAAACTAGCGGACCAGGTAGCCGACGAGGTCCGCCGATACTTCGGCGACCGGGTGCTGCGTACGGTGATTCCGCGCAGCGTCAAGGTCTCGGAGGCGCCGGGTTACAGCATGACGATCATTGACTACGACCCCGGATCACGCGGCGCCATGAGCTATCTGGATGCCAGCCGGGAACTTGTCGAACGAGACCTCGGTGACGGGGGCCCGTCGGGGGAGCACAGGGATGAGGAGGAGCGCCGCAGATGA
- the rpmH gene encoding 50S ribosomal protein L34 produces the protein MAKGKRTFQPNNRRRARVHGFRLRMRTRAGRAIVTARRSKGRRSLTA, from the coding sequence GTGGCCAAGGGCAAGCGGACCTTCCAGCCCAACAACCGTCGTCGGGCCCGGGTGCACGGGTTTCGGTTGCGGATGCGGACCCGTGCCGGCCGTGCCATCGTCACCGCCCGGCGTAGCAAGGGCCGTCGCTCGCTGACTGCCTGA